A region of Dioscorea cayenensis subsp. rotundata cultivar TDr96_F1 chromosome 5, TDr96_F1_v2_PseudoChromosome.rev07_lg8_w22 25.fasta, whole genome shotgun sequence DNA encodes the following proteins:
- the LOC120262123 gene encoding protein NRT1/ PTR FAMILY 4.1-like, protein MNILPEVSEKDEYVDWRGRSVQPNKHGGKKMALLVCLTEILENMVLVANISNLVVYFHSNMKFTIPESSNMLTNFTGTCLLLTLFSGFIADSFLKRFWCIILFGILELLGLLILTIQAFEPSLRPKEGEKTSSSQEAMLYIGLSVMALGVSGIKANLASHGADQLDPVIHGQQIITSFFNGFFFCLCTGGMLAVTILVWIQVNRGWKLSMILCTIFLFLAIFIYSLGFKYYKHKVPGGSPFTRIFKVLRLSFINRKQYSQQSEDSIRGSNAKKFRFLEKAIIVGGHASTEQVEEARSFLRLLPIFGSTIMMNCCLAQLQTFSVQQGLLMNTKVSNSFSIPPASLTAIPISFMLLSVPIFHHLSTSQTITKLTGTTLSLKPLKRIGVGLALASFSMTVASLVEIKRRRAYSNGGHQISVLWLSFQYLLLGVSDMFTLAGMLEFFYSEAPETMKSVCTSLSWCSTSMGFFLSSILVSIVNKVSKRVSGEEWLAESLNAGHLEFFYALLALLNLLNFFNYLCWAKWYSK, encoded by the exons ATG AATATATTGCCTGAAGTTTCAGAAAAAGATGAGTATGTTGATTGGAGAGGAAGGAGTGTGCAACCAAACAAGCATGGTGGCAAGAAAATGGCTCTCTTGGTTTGCT TGACAGAGATACTGGAAAATATGGTGCTTGTAGCAAACATATCAAATTTAGTGGTTTACTTCCACTCAAACATGAAGTTTACAATCCCAGAATCCTCAAATATGTTGACAAACTTCACTGGAACATGCCTTCTCCTTACTCTATTCAGTGGATTCATTGCTGACTCTTTTCTCAAGAGGTTTTGGTGCATCATTCTATTTGGCATCCTAGAACTTTTG GGTCTGCTTATATTGACAATCCAAGCATTTGAACCATCACTTAGACCAAAAGAAGGAGAGAAAACTTCAAGCTCTCAGGAAGCCATGCTGTACATTGGGCTGTCTGTAATGGCTTTGGGTGTGAGTGGAATAAAGGCTAACTTAGCATCTCATGGTGCTGATCAATTGGACCCAGTGATACATGGTCAGCAAATCATCACAAGCTTTTTTAATGGCTTTTTCTTTTGCCTTTGCACTGGGGGAATGCTTGCTGTTACTATCTTGGTTTGGATCCAAGTCAATAGAGGATGGAAACTAAGCATGATTCTTTGCAccatcttcctttttcttgctatttttatttattctttgggTTTCAAGTATTACAAACATAAAGTTCCAGGTGGAAGCCCTTTCACCAGGATTTTCAAG GTACTTCGGTTGAGTTTTATTAACAGAAAACAGTACTCTCAGCAAAGTGAAGACAGTATAAGAGGAAGTAATGCAAAAAAATTcag GTTCTTGGAGAAAGCCATTATTGTTGGTGGACATGCAAGTACAGAACAAGTAGAAGAAGCAAGATCATTTCTAAGACTCCTACCAATATTTGGCAGCACAATAATGATGAACTGCTGCCTTGCCCAGCTCCAGACATTCTCAGTCCAACAAGGCCTTCTCATGAACACAAAAgtctccaactccttctccatCCCTCCTGCCTCCCTCACTGCAATCCCAATCTCATTCATGCTCCTATCTGTCCCAATCTTTCACCACCTCTCCACCTCCCAAACAATAACCAAACTCACAGGAACCACCTTGTCATTAAAACCTCTCAAAAGAATTGGTGTTGGCCTTGCTCTTGCAAGCTTCTCAATGACTGTGGCTTCTCTTGTGGAGATTAAGAGAAGAAGAGCTTATTCTAATGGTGGTCATCAAATCAGTGTCCTTTGGCTTAGTTTTCAGTACTTGTTGCTTGGTGTTTCAGATATGTTTACTTTGGCTGGGATGTTGGAGTTCTTCTATTCTGAAGCTCCTGAGACTATGAAGAGTGTTTGCACTTCACTCTCTTGGTGTTCAACTTCAATGGGTTTTTTCTTGAGCTCTATTCTTGTTTCTATTGTTAACAAAGTGAGCAAGAGAGTTAGTGGGGAGGAGTGGTTGGCAGAGAGCTTGAATGCAGGTCACTTGGAGTTTTTCTATGCTCTTCTTGCTTTGCTTAATTTGCTCAACTTCTTCAACTATCTTTGTTGGGCTAAATGGTATTCCAAGTAA